Proteins encoded within one genomic window of Actinoplanes octamycinicus:
- a CDS encoding beta-galactosidase — protein sequence MLFFGGDYNPEQWPEEVWAQDVALMRQAGVTMVSLGVFAWSHVEPEEGRFTFGWLDRIMDRLHDGGIKVALATPTASPPPWFTSAHPEGLPVTADGVRLSHGSRDTYCVSAPAYRAAARTVAGKLAERYARHPALALWHVHNEYGTDCRCDLTAAAFRGWLRTKHGDLDALNEAWTTAFWSQRYSDWAQILPPRATQYLPNPAQVLDFRRFLSDELLGAFVEQRDLLRAANPDIPITTNFVQGGWVSVDHARWAAELDLVAVDHYPADAGDGAEAETAFGGDLARGWAAGQGGAWLLMETAPNLIYTPGRMHAKEPGRLTRHSLGYLARGSRGAMYFQWRQPRGGAELFHSALVPHAGPDSPVFREAVGLGRRLAALRDRVGGTVEARVAIGWDAPSWWALQGAGLPAADLDYLAAVQQAHRAFYRSGIATDFVFPGLDDLAARLPAYRVVVLPHLYLVSDEAADVLREFVAGGGHLVVGPLSGIADPAGRIRLGGYPGAFRDVLGVRVVEWRPLALGTEIPLDSGDRAIRWSERVETAGAQTLVRYAGDVLAGAPAITRNRFGAGSAWYLSPGLGDDALRRVLDQVAAEAGVRPVLAGLPPRVEAVRRGELLFLFNHGAEAVTIPLPGADPVTVPPGGVRTSGLARHWAGD from the coding sequence ATGCTGTTCTTCGGCGGCGACTACAACCCCGAGCAGTGGCCCGAGGAGGTCTGGGCGCAGGACGTCGCGCTGATGCGGCAGGCCGGCGTCACGATGGTCTCGCTCGGGGTCTTCGCGTGGTCGCATGTGGAGCCGGAGGAGGGCCGCTTCACGTTCGGCTGGCTGGACCGGATCATGGACCGGCTGCACGACGGCGGGATCAAGGTCGCGCTGGCCACCCCGACCGCGTCGCCGCCGCCGTGGTTCACCAGCGCGCATCCGGAGGGCCTGCCGGTCACCGCCGACGGGGTGCGGCTCAGCCACGGCAGCCGGGACACCTACTGCGTCTCCGCCCCGGCCTACCGCGCCGCCGCCCGCACCGTTGCCGGCAAGCTGGCCGAGCGCTACGCCCGGCACCCGGCGCTGGCGCTGTGGCACGTCCACAACGAGTACGGCACCGACTGCCGCTGCGACCTCACCGCGGCCGCCTTCCGCGGCTGGCTGCGGACGAAGCACGGTGACCTGGACGCGCTCAACGAGGCGTGGACCACCGCGTTCTGGAGCCAGCGGTATTCCGACTGGGCGCAGATCCTGCCGCCGCGCGCCACCCAGTACCTGCCGAACCCGGCGCAGGTGCTGGACTTCCGCCGGTTCCTCTCCGACGAGTTGCTCGGCGCCTTCGTCGAGCAGCGCGACCTGCTCCGGGCGGCCAACCCGGACATCCCGATCACCACGAACTTCGTCCAGGGCGGCTGGGTCAGCGTCGACCACGCGCGCTGGGCGGCCGAGCTGGACCTGGTCGCGGTCGACCACTACCCGGCCGACGCCGGCGACGGCGCCGAGGCGGAGACCGCGTTCGGCGGCGACCTGGCCCGCGGCTGGGCCGCCGGGCAGGGCGGCGCGTGGCTGCTCATGGAGACCGCGCCGAATCTGATCTACACGCCCGGCCGGATGCACGCCAAGGAGCCCGGCCGGCTCACCCGGCACAGCCTGGGCTACCTGGCCCGGGGCTCGCGCGGGGCGATGTACTTCCAGTGGCGGCAGCCGCGCGGCGGCGCCGAGCTGTTCCACTCGGCGCTGGTGCCGCACGCCGGGCCGGACAGCCCGGTGTTCCGCGAGGCGGTCGGGCTGGGGCGGCGGCTGGCCGCGCTGCGCGACCGGGTCGGCGGGACGGTCGAGGCGCGGGTCGCGATCGGCTGGGACGCGCCGTCCTGGTGGGCGTTGCAGGGCGCCGGGCTGCCGGCCGCCGACCTCGACTACCTGGCCGCGGTGCAGCAGGCGCACCGGGCGTTCTACCGATCCGGGATCGCCACCGACTTCGTCTTCCCGGGGCTGGACGACCTGGCGGCGCGGCTCCCGGCGTACCGGGTGGTGGTCCTGCCGCACCTCTATCTGGTGTCCGACGAGGCGGCGGACGTGCTGCGCGAGTTCGTCGCGGGCGGTGGCCACCTGGTGGTCGGGCCGCTCAGCGGGATCGCCGACCCGGCCGGCCGGATCCGGCTCGGCGGCTATCCCGGCGCCTTCCGGGACGTGCTCGGGGTCCGGGTGGTCGAGTGGCGGCCGCTGGCGCTCGGCACGGAGATCCCGCTGGACAGCGGTGACCGGGCGATCCGCTGGAGCGAGCGGGTCGAGACGGCCGGCGCGCAGACCCTGGTCCGCTATGCCGGGGACGTGCTGGCCGGCGCCCCGGCGATCACCCGGAACCGGTTCGGGGCGGGCTCCGCCTGGTATCTCTCGCCCGGGCTGGGCGACGACGCGCTGCGCCGGGTGCTGGACCAGGTGGCCGCCGAGGCCGGCGTGCGGCCGGTGCTGGCCGGGCTGCCGCCGCGGGTCGAGGCGGTCCGGCGGGGCGAGCTGCTCTTCCTGTTCAACCACGGCGCCGAGGCGGTGACGATCCCGCTGCCCGGGGCGGATCCGGTGACCGTGCCACCCGGCGGCGTCAGGACGAGCGGGCTTGCCCGACACTGGGCTGGTGACTGA
- the ftrA gene encoding transcriptional regulator FtrA produces the protein MHPIRGRGPRVTVLAFDGMSVFELGIVSEVFGLPRPEFDRPWYDLTICAETPGPVRVVGGATLHTEHGLDVFADAGTLIVPGVPDVRADPSPALVATLRSAHARGARIMSICSGAFALAGAGLLDGRRATTHWRYAELLRTRHPRVRVDADVLYLDDGDVLTSAGSAAGLDLCLHVIRRDHGPAIANAVARRLVVQPHRDGGQAQFIEAPVADDPADDRLARSMEWALGNLAEPITVEVLARRAHMSARTYLRHFARATGTTPIRWLIGQRVHASLALLETTGSSVEEVAATVGFDSPVTFRHHFTRAMRTSPSAYRRAFAVSEGPS, from the coding sequence ATGCATCCGATACGCGGCAGAGGCCCACGGGTCACCGTGCTGGCCTTCGACGGGATGTCGGTGTTCGAGCTGGGCATCGTCTCCGAGGTGTTCGGCCTGCCCCGCCCGGAGTTCGACCGCCCCTGGTACGACCTGACCATCTGCGCCGAGACGCCCGGCCCGGTCCGGGTGGTCGGCGGCGCCACCCTGCACACCGAGCACGGCCTGGACGTCTTCGCGGACGCCGGGACGCTGATCGTCCCCGGCGTGCCGGACGTCCGCGCCGACCCGTCACCCGCCCTGGTCGCCACGCTGCGGTCGGCGCACGCCCGGGGCGCCCGGATCATGTCGATCTGCTCGGGCGCGTTCGCGCTGGCCGGCGCCGGGCTGCTGGACGGGCGCCGGGCCACCACCCACTGGCGCTACGCGGAGCTGCTGCGGACCCGCCATCCCCGGGTCCGGGTCGACGCGGACGTCCTCTACCTGGACGACGGCGACGTGCTGACCAGCGCGGGCAGCGCGGCCGGCCTGGACCTGTGCCTGCACGTGATCCGCCGTGACCACGGCCCGGCGATCGCCAACGCGGTGGCCCGCCGCCTGGTCGTGCAACCGCACCGGGACGGCGGGCAGGCCCAGTTCATCGAGGCGCCGGTGGCCGACGACCCGGCCGACGACCGGCTGGCCCGGAGCATGGAGTGGGCGCTCGGGAACCTGGCCGAGCCGATCACGGTCGAGGTGCTGGCCCGGCGGGCGCACATGTCGGCCCGGACCTACCTGCGGCATTTCGCCCGGGCCACCGGGACCACGCCGATCCGCTGGCTGATCGGCCAGCGGGTGCACGCCAGCCTGGCGCTGCTGGAGACGACCGGCTCGTCGGTCGAGGAGGTGGCCGCGACGGTCGGCTTCGACTCGCCGGTCACCTTCCGCCATCACTTCACCCGCGCGATGCGGACCTCCCCGTCCGCCTATCGCAGGGCGTTCGCCGTGTCCGAGGGGCCCTCGTAG
- a CDS encoding rhodanese-like domain-containing protein, protein MTSAIEYFSNRLRFETDVSDVHHDIEAGTPGIVVIDSRSDEAWRQGHLPAAVHLPTGQIAARAAELIPAGSAVVTYCWGPGCNGATRAALEFAKLGYPVKEMLGGYEYWVREGFPVRDEKGEWSRPADELTAPAGAACGC, encoded by the coding sequence ATGACCAGCGCGATCGAATACTTCAGCAACCGGCTCCGCTTCGAGACCGACGTCAGCGACGTGCACCACGACATCGAGGCCGGCACGCCCGGCATCGTGGTGATCGACAGCCGCAGCGACGAGGCCTGGCGGCAGGGGCACCTGCCGGCCGCGGTGCATCTGCCGACCGGGCAGATCGCCGCGCGGGCCGCCGAGCTGATCCCGGCGGGCAGCGCCGTCGTCACCTACTGCTGGGGGCCGGGCTGCAACGGCGCCACCCGGGCGGCCCTGGAGTTCGCCAAGCTCGGCTACCCGGTCAAGGAGATGCTGGGTGGTTACGAGTACTGGGTCCGGGAGGGCTTCCCGGTCCGCGACGAGAAAGGCGAGTGGTCCCGCCCGGCGGACGAGCTGACCGCCCCGGCCGGCGCCGCCTGCGGCTGCTGA
- a CDS encoding FAD-binding protein — MEPLTNWAGNITFGARQVHRPRSVDEVRDLVAAATELRVLGSGHSFNRLADTGGDLVSLAGLPRTVEIAPDRRVVRVDGGIRYGELAARLHAEGLALHNMASLPHISVAGAVATATHGSGVGNGNLATAVAGVEIVRADGELVTLFRGDDDFPGSVAALGALGAVVALTLDVQPAFELRQYVYDNLPAAAVRSELPEILADGYSVSLFTRWTSTDVDQVWLKRRDPLTAPVFHGATLADGPRHPVPGMPAENCTEQGGVPGPWHERLPHFRMEFTPSSGEELQSEWHVPLDRANDAIDAVAGIRERVADVLQVSELRTIAADDLWLSPNHQRDSLALHFTWIADTEAVLPVVADVERVLAPLGARPHLGKIFTSAPALPRVADFAALVRRFDPAGKFRNEFLARLLG, encoded by the coding sequence GTGGAACCACTGACGAACTGGGCCGGCAACATCACCTTCGGCGCGCGGCAGGTGCACCGCCCGCGCTCCGTCGACGAGGTCCGCGATCTGGTCGCGGCCGCCACCGAGCTGCGCGTGCTGGGCAGCGGGCACTCGTTCAACCGGCTCGCCGACACCGGCGGCGACCTGGTGTCGCTGGCCGGCCTGCCGCGCACCGTCGAGATCGCCCCGGACCGGCGGGTCGTCCGGGTCGACGGCGGCATCCGCTACGGCGAGCTCGCCGCCCGCCTGCACGCCGAGGGCCTCGCCCTGCACAACATGGCCTCGCTGCCGCACATCTCGGTGGCCGGCGCGGTCGCCACCGCCACGCACGGCTCCGGTGTCGGCAACGGCAACCTGGCCACCGCGGTCGCCGGCGTGGAGATCGTCCGCGCCGACGGCGAGCTGGTCACCCTGTTCCGGGGCGACGACGACTTCCCCGGCTCGGTGGCCGCGCTCGGCGCCCTCGGCGCGGTCGTCGCGCTGACCCTGGACGTGCAGCCGGCCTTCGAGCTGCGGCAGTACGTCTACGACAACCTGCCGGCCGCCGCGGTCCGGTCGGAGCTGCCCGAGATCCTCGCCGACGGGTACAGCGTCAGCCTGTTCACCCGCTGGACGAGCACCGACGTCGACCAGGTCTGGCTGAAGCGGCGCGACCCGCTGACCGCCCCGGTGTTCCACGGCGCCACGCTGGCCGACGGCCCGCGTCACCCGGTGCCCGGCATGCCCGCCGAGAACTGCACCGAGCAGGGCGGCGTGCCCGGTCCCTGGCACGAGCGGCTGCCGCACTTCCGGATGGAGTTCACCCCGAGCAGCGGCGAGGAGCTGCAGTCCGAGTGGCACGTCCCGCTGGACCGGGCGAACGACGCGATCGACGCGGTGGCCGGGATCCGCGAGCGGGTCGCGGACGTCCTGCAAGTCTCCGAGCTGCGGACGATCGCCGCCGACGACCTGTGGCTGTCGCCCAACCACCAGCGGGACAGCCTGGCCCTGCACTTCACCTGGATCGCCGACACCGAGGCGGTGCTGCCGGTGGTCGCCGACGTGGAGCGGGTGCTCGCACCGCTGGGCGCCCGCCCGCACCTCGGCAAGATCTTCACCAGCGCGCCGGCGCTGCCCCGGGTGGCCGACTTCGCCGCGCTGGTGCGGCGCTTCGACCCGGCCGGGAAGTTCCGCAACGAGTTCCTGGCCCGGCTGCTCGGATGA
- a CDS encoding PadR family transcriptional regulator, whose product MPLDASRNSLVLPILGLLGERPAHAYDLATRLQERYAYLTATRSTVTTLLKSLHRAGLVAAREPGQVGNRPPRIEYELTEDGVAGFRAKVESGLRDTPVASVDFALAVAHLGSLPAERAAALLAARAERLDGERAALPAGAGEMAEVHTLEHGYWFGLVTAELAWIAALVERIRTAELAWAAEAPPVAVVAAAA is encoded by the coding sequence ATGCCGTTGGATGCCTCACGGAACAGTCTGGTGCTGCCGATCCTCGGACTCCTCGGGGAGCGGCCGGCGCACGCCTACGACCTGGCCACCCGTCTCCAGGAGCGGTACGCGTACCTCACCGCGACCCGCAGCACGGTGACCACGCTGCTCAAGTCCCTGCACCGGGCCGGCCTGGTGGCGGCGCGCGAGCCGGGGCAGGTCGGCAACCGACCACCCCGTATCGAATATGAACTGACCGAGGACGGCGTGGCCGGCTTCCGCGCCAAGGTCGAGTCCGGATTGCGGGACACCCCGGTCGCCTCGGTCGATTTCGCGCTGGCCGTGGCGCACCTCGGTTCGCTGCCGGCGGAGCGGGCCGCCGCGCTGCTCGCCGCGCGGGCCGAGCGGCTGGACGGGGAGCGCGCCGCGCTGCCGGCCGGGGCCGGCGAGATGGCCGAGGTGCACACCCTGGAGCACGGTTACTGGTTCGGGCTGGTCACCGCCGAGCTGGCCTGGATCGCCGCGCTGGTGGAGCGGATCCGGACGGCCGAGCTGGCCTGGGCGGCCGAAGCGCCGCCGGTGGCCGTGGTGGCGGCCGCGGCCTGA
- a CDS encoding response regulator → MASIVIAEDDRDIAELLTTVMTSAGHTVRIAADGASALEAIGSTAPDLVILDHHMPGMSGLEVADRLRADQATASIPMIMMSAATPAGARQLCDVTISKPVRPKHLIEAVNELLAAYPAGQHPPVAHPDAAAHLADVPRLLAVSDFLTRPARAAGLDAFAERLARLTGTPTAAVTLVLNDTVVVAGSYGLPTWVREAGGVPAEWSPDSIVVAEDVPVLIGDSEESEEYASSPLFAVSGIRSYASVPLHSPEGHIVGTLCVMDKNPGTCTEDTVQTLHSQRAPALELLS, encoded by the coding sequence ATGGCTTCCATCGTGATCGCGGAGGACGACCGGGACATCGCCGAGTTGCTCACCACGGTGATGACCAGTGCCGGGCACACTGTGCGGATCGCCGCGGACGGGGCATCGGCGTTGGAGGCGATCGGCAGCACCGCCCCCGACCTGGTCATCCTCGACCATCACATGCCCGGGATGAGCGGTCTCGAGGTGGCCGACCGGCTGCGCGCCGACCAGGCCACCGCGTCCATCCCGATGATCATGATGTCCGCCGCCACCCCGGCCGGGGCCCGGCAGCTGTGCGACGTGACCATCTCCAAGCCGGTCCGCCCGAAACACCTGATCGAGGCGGTGAACGAGCTGCTGGCGGCGTACCCGGCCGGCCAGCACCCGCCGGTCGCGCACCCGGACGCCGCCGCTCACCTGGCCGACGTGCCCCGGCTGCTGGCCGTCTCCGACTTCCTGACCCGCCCGGCGCGAGCCGCCGGGCTGGACGCGTTCGCCGAGCGGCTGGCCCGGCTCACCGGCACGCCGACCGCCGCGGTCACCCTGGTGCTCAACGACACCGTGGTGGTGGCCGGGTCGTACGGGCTGCCGACGTGGGTCCGGGAGGCGGGCGGGGTGCCGGCCGAGTGGTCGCCGGACTCGATCGTGGTGGCCGAGGACGTGCCGGTGCTGATCGGCGACAGCGAGGAGAGCGAGGAGTACGCGAGCAGCCCGCTCTTCGCGGTCAGCGGGATCCGCTCCTACGCCAGCGTCCCGCTGCACTCGCCGGAGGGGCACATCGTCGGCACCCTGTGCGTCATGGACAAGAATCCGGGCACCTGCACCGAGGACACCGTGCAGACCCTGCACTCGCAGCGCGCGCCGGCGTTGGAGCTACTCTCCTGA
- a CDS encoding MHYT domain-containing protein: MAEIHHFNHGWVTPAVSYLLSVLGSLLGLTSAVRLRSARSNGERGWWLVLAALAIGATGIWSMHFVAMLGFDVVGSAIRYDVGLTSASVVIAFVAVGVGLAIALLGSGARQIRIVIGGVLAGLGVAAMHYTGMAAMRLDGEIHYSGSRVVLSIAIAVVAATVALWLTLVVSKPVVIFISALVMGVAVNGMHFTGMSAMSVVEEDHFGTIEGATAGSLLVPIGVAVVFGIIGMAYALAAAPNEEDRAAAEYLNARIDARLAQQAQQAKNATGRGTLGNGSWTYRDRGRQS; this comes from the coding sequence ATGGCGGAGATCCACCACTTCAATCACGGATGGGTGACTCCCGCGGTCAGCTATCTGCTGTCCGTCCTCGGGTCCCTGCTCGGGCTGACCAGCGCGGTCCGCCTCCGCTCGGCCCGGTCCAACGGCGAGCGCGGCTGGTGGCTGGTGCTCGCGGCGCTGGCGATCGGCGCCACCGGCATCTGGAGCATGCACTTCGTCGCCATGCTCGGCTTCGACGTGGTCGGCTCGGCGATCCGCTACGACGTCGGCCTCACCAGCGCCAGCGTGGTCATCGCCTTCGTGGCGGTCGGCGTCGGCCTGGCCATCGCGCTGCTCGGCTCCGGCGCCCGGCAGATCCGGATCGTGATCGGCGGCGTCCTGGCCGGTCTCGGCGTGGCCGCGATGCACTACACCGGCATGGCCGCGATGCGCCTGGACGGCGAGATCCACTACTCCGGCTCCCGGGTCGTCCTCTCGATCGCGATCGCCGTGGTCGCCGCCACCGTCGCGCTCTGGCTCACCCTGGTGGTCAGCAAGCCGGTCGTCATCTTCATCTCGGCGCTGGTGATGGGCGTCGCGGTGAACGGCATGCACTTCACCGGCATGTCCGCGATGTCGGTGGTGGAGGAGGACCACTTCGGCACGATCGAGGGCGCCACCGCCGGGTCGCTGCTGGTGCCGATCGGGGTCGCCGTGGTGTTCGGCATCATCGGCATGGCGTACGCGCTGGCCGCCGCCCCCAACGAGGAGGACCGGGCGGCCGCCGAGTACCTCAACGCGCGGATCGACGCCCGGCTCGCCCAGCAGGCGCAGCAGGCGAAGAACGCGACCGGGCGCGGCACTCTCGGTAACGGATCGTGGACCTACCGGGACCGCGGCCGACAGTCCTGA
- a CDS encoding 3-oxoacyl-ACP synthase III family protein yields MAVGILGTGSYLPSQIVTNVDLVRRVPDADPEWVSQKTLIEARRFAAPAEAASDLAGHAARAALEDAGVAAAEIDYIVVSTSTGDSPQPPTSNLVQNLIGADRAACFDVNAVCAGWVFALGVANGLVATHPGALVLVIAADIYSRILDFGDRRTAVLFGDGAGAAVVGAVPDGHGILDLDLASRGEANGLIYVRGGGSRRPASPETVAAGDHYFRMNGRGVRDFVADAVPPALERLLARNQMKAGDVDHFVPHQANGIMLRELVTAAGFENARTHLTLERYGNVGSASLPVTLDDANRAGALRPGDLVLLAGFGGGMSMGACLLRWGR; encoded by the coding sequence GTGGCGGTCGGGATTCTGGGAACCGGATCATATCTTCCGTCACAGATCGTCACCAATGTGGACCTGGTCCGGCGGGTGCCGGACGCCGACCCGGAGTGGGTGTCCCAGAAGACGCTGATCGAGGCCCGCCGGTTCGCCGCCCCCGCCGAGGCGGCCTCCGACCTGGCCGGGCACGCCGCCCGGGCGGCGCTGGAGGACGCCGGCGTGGCGGCCGCCGAGATCGACTACATCGTGGTCTCCACCTCGACCGGCGACTCGCCGCAGCCGCCCACCTCGAACCTGGTGCAGAACCTGATCGGCGCGGACCGGGCCGCCTGCTTCGACGTGAACGCGGTCTGCGCCGGCTGGGTCTTCGCGCTCGGCGTGGCCAACGGCCTGGTGGCCACCCACCCGGGCGCGCTGGTCCTGGTGATCGCGGCCGACATCTACTCGCGGATCCTGGACTTCGGCGACCGGCGGACCGCGGTGCTCTTCGGCGACGGGGCCGGCGCCGCGGTGGTCGGCGCGGTACCGGACGGGCACGGGATCCTCGACCTGGACCTGGCCTCCCGGGGCGAGGCGAACGGCCTGATCTACGTGCGGGGTGGCGGCAGCCGCCGGCCCGCCTCGCCGGAGACGGTCGCGGCCGGCGACCACTACTTCCGGATGAACGGCCGGGGCGTCCGCGACTTCGTGGCCGACGCGGTGCCGCCGGCCCTGGAACGACTGCTCGCCCGCAACCAGATGAAGGCCGGCGACGTCGACCACTTCGTCCCGCACCAGGCCAATGGCATCATGCTGCGCGAGTTGGTGACCGCGGCCGGCTTCGAGAACGCCCGGACCCACCTGACCCTGGAGCGCTACGGCAACGTCGGCAGCGCGTCGCTGCCGGTCACCCTCGACGACGCGAACCGCGCGGGCGCCCTCCGCCCCGGCGACCTGGTGCTGCTGGCCGGGTTCGGCGGCGGCATGTCGATGGGCGCCTGCCTGCTCCGCTGGGGCCGCTGA
- a CDS encoding lipopolysaccharide biosynthesis protein, with product MTARRGILSALRGHVDLFLNAGSLMATTLITSAFGFAYWWVAAHVASPAAVGQASAAVSAMTLIGTIGMFGMGTMLISDLPGIGRGKWDLISTCLLVAGAAATAGGLLYVAAAHLWIPSLQHAMGGAPATALLVAGIALNAMTLVLDEAMVGLLQGPLQLMRNAWFAAIKLVLLGVVALLPITLTGGELLLTWVAGIVGSTAILHRALRRRGMIDSLRPRLGLLHGRGRATFDHNLLNLATYLPRAALPLVVTAVLSAEANAAFYTAFMVLSFLAMVPGNVALTLFAVAAGDRAALRGKVRMGLLICLGGGIPAALLVMLLADPIMSVFGSQYAETAGGALAILTLTYVPFVFHHFFLAVSRVRGRVRGAGIFSVFAGAAELLAAWWGGRHGDLNDLVAAVAVVMAIETVLVAPTVLKVVFAPVVDETAPAEGVNVMSTTSLTLHEKAWLPLEYIRTVGPLTGVTADRLRNALAGLHLTDPTHRAVSRLDRAGAKWQHMDAASFATYVLDAVTDLGPGPADFDAMTRQLQAEPRGHHPVRILVGGGYVALKVSHAYGDAGPVNTLLRELILAAAEGRAARIAPSARHRWALPKAWWKQFGMHPDRWKAGLSFPKPPHAESGPCRPWRADLTVRTARSSLVLGEMRTWRDQYAPGVTTSAITFAAFASALAELGLDPDLSGGTFLADARRYLDKGVSVDSNFCMGPYLTPENLTDPLSIHTTLKAELATGRILTMIALREAKLLLTGAPGMPDPFPAEIAVAPRPRLTFSNQGRHDVLGDLPWAVGAAGRVNQSVPTLNGPEGVTLTTSEMNGVLHLEATFHASTYDPQLVQRALDLVCSDPAGLIMARR from the coding sequence GTGACCGCACGCCGGGGCATCCTGTCCGCTCTGCGCGGTCACGTCGACCTCTTCCTGAACGCCGGTTCGCTGATGGCGACCACACTGATCACCTCGGCGTTCGGGTTCGCGTACTGGTGGGTGGCCGCGCACGTGGCCTCCCCCGCCGCGGTCGGGCAGGCCTCCGCCGCGGTGTCCGCGATGACCCTGATCGGCACCATCGGCATGTTCGGCATGGGCACCATGCTGATCTCCGACCTGCCCGGGATCGGCCGCGGCAAGTGGGACCTGATCTCCACCTGCCTGCTGGTGGCCGGCGCCGCGGCGACCGCCGGCGGCCTGCTCTACGTGGCCGCCGCGCACCTCTGGATCCCCAGCCTGCAGCACGCGATGGGCGGCGCCCCGGCCACCGCGCTGCTGGTCGCCGGCATCGCGCTGAACGCCATGACGCTGGTCCTCGACGAGGCGATGGTCGGCCTGCTCCAGGGCCCGCTGCAGCTGATGCGCAACGCCTGGTTCGCGGCGATCAAGCTGGTCCTGCTCGGCGTGGTGGCGTTGCTGCCGATCACGCTGACCGGCGGCGAGCTGCTGCTCACCTGGGTGGCCGGGATCGTCGGCTCGACCGCGATCCTGCACCGGGCGCTGCGCCGGCGCGGGATGATCGACTCGCTGCGCCCGCGGCTCGGGCTGCTGCACGGCCGGGGCCGGGCCACCTTCGACCACAACCTGCTGAACCTGGCCACCTACCTGCCCCGGGCCGCCCTGCCACTGGTGGTCACCGCGGTGCTGTCGGCCGAGGCGAACGCCGCCTTCTACACCGCGTTCATGGTCCTCTCGTTCCTGGCCATGGTGCCCGGCAACGTGGCGCTGACGCTGTTCGCGGTAGCCGCCGGCGACCGGGCCGCGCTGCGCGGCAAGGTCCGGATGGGCCTGCTCATCTGCCTGGGCGGCGGCATCCCGGCCGCGCTGCTGGTGATGCTGCTGGCCGACCCGATCATGTCGGTCTTCGGCAGCCAGTACGCGGAGACCGCCGGCGGCGCGCTGGCCATCCTGACGCTGACCTACGTCCCGTTCGTCTTCCACCACTTCTTCCTGGCGGTCTCCCGGGTGCGGGGCCGGGTCCGCGGCGCCGGGATCTTCTCGGTCTTCGCCGGCGCGGCCGAGCTGCTGGCGGCCTGGTGGGGTGGCCGGCACGGGGACCTGAACGACCTGGTCGCCGCGGTCGCCGTGGTGATGGCGATCGAGACCGTGCTGGTCGCGCCGACCGTGCTCAAGGTTGTATTCGCGCCCGTCGTCGACGAGACGGCGCCGGCAGAGGGAGTGAATGTCATGTCCACCACCAGCCTGACCCTGCACGAGAAGGCCTGGCTGCCGCTGGAGTACATCCGGACAGTCGGCCCGCTCACCGGGGTCACCGCGGACCGGCTGCGCAACGCGCTGGCCGGGCTGCACCTGACCGACCCGACGCACCGGGCGGTCTCCCGGCTGGACCGGGCCGGCGCGAAGTGGCAGCACATGGACGCGGCCAGCTTCGCGACGTACGTGCTGGACGCGGTGACCGACCTCGGCCCGGGCCCGGCGGACTTCGACGCGATGACCCGGCAGTTGCAGGCCGAGCCGCGCGGGCACCACCCGGTGCGGATCCTGGTCGGCGGCGGCTATGTGGCGCTGAAGGTCTCCCACGCGTACGGCGACGCCGGCCCGGTGAACACCCTGCTGCGCGAGCTGATCCTGGCCGCCGCGGAGGGCCGGGCGGCCCGCATCGCGCCGTCCGCACGGCATCGCTGGGCGCTGCCGAAGGCCTGGTGGAAACAGTTCGGCATGCACCCGGACCGGTGGAAGGCCGGCCTGAGCTTCCCGAAGCCGCCGCACGCCGAGTCCGGGCCGTGCCGCCCGTGGCGGGCCGACCTGACCGTGCGGACCGCCCGCTCGTCACTGGTCCTCGGCGAGATGCGCACCTGGCGCGACCAGTACGCCCCGGGCGTCACCACCTCGGCGATCACCTTCGCGGCGTTCGCCTCGGCGCTCGCCGAGCTGGGCCTGGACCCGGACCTGTCCGGCGGCACCTTCCTCGCCGACGCCCGCCGCTACCTGGACAAGGGGGTGAGCGTCGACAGCAACTTCTGCATGGGTCCGTACCTGACCCCGGAGAACCTCACCGACCCGCTGTCGATCCACACCACGCTGAAGGCGGAGCTGGCCACCGGCCGGATCCTCACCATGATCGCGTTGCGCGAGGCCAAGCTGCTGCTGACCGGCGCGCCCGGCATGCCGGACCCGTTCCCGGCCGAGATCGCGGTGGCGCCGCGGCCCCGGCTGACCTTCAGCAACCAGGGCCGGCACGACGTGCTCGGCGACCTGCCGTGGGCGGTCGGCGCGGCCGGCCGGGTGAACCAGAGCGTGCCGACGCTGAACGGCCCGGAGGGCGTCACGCTGACCACCAGCGAGATGAACGGGGTGCTGCACCTGGAGGCCACGTTCCACGCCTCCACCTACGACCCGCAGCTCGTCCAGCGGGCTCTCGACCTGGTCTGCAGCGACCCGGCCGGCCTGATCATGGCCCGCCGCTGA